TGAATCTGGTGGCTTTCTCCCGCCTGCCTGGGCGTATCGCTCAAGAGTGAAAAGTAATTATCTCAAAGTGGAATTTTGCACTAACATGACCAATAAATTTCACACATATGGGCAACAAGTAGATAAGAATAAACATTACATAAACATAACGCATTATTTTGTCACTGTGAACATTGATAACCAGCATCAGCTGGCAAAATTGCCGGATTTTTGCTCCTTATAATCCTTTTACCACATCCACAACTTTTATGATGTCGTCGAGCACCACATCTGCTGCTTTTCTGAGTTCTTCAGGTCTTTTGTCTCCCTGCTGGACTGTCATTATTCCCACGTCTGCTGCCCTGAGAGCCAGGATATCGTTAATTCCATCGCCTACCATAACTACTTTCTCATACCTGCTTTTAAGTTCAAGCACAACTTTCTCCTTTATAAAGGGGTCTGCAAAGGCAAAGACTCTTTCTACAGGGATATTTATTAACTCTGCAAGTTGCGCCAGTGCAGACATTCTATCCCCTGATGCTATATATGTATCCACTTCCATGGTCTTGAGTATCTGGACTGTCTGCAAGGTCTTGCTGAATACTTGCCCTCCTGTGCTGAGTACATAAGGTATTTTTCTTGCCTCAGAGTCCACTATCAGTCCTGCCGCAAGATAAATGCTGTCAGGGCAGCGGGCTGTAACCGCTTCGAGCACATCGTGAACATCTCCCATAAAGAGGGAAGAGCTTTTTATGATCTCACAGGCAATATCCGAGGTAAACAGCCCTTTTGAACAGCTTATGCCTATTGAAATCCTGTAGTCCCTTATAAATTCAAATAAAGTCATCTCTCTTTTTGAACGCAGGATTATCTCTTTCTCCGTATTAAGAGCTACCAGGCCGCAACCGTTTTTTTTCGCAACAATGGCAGTGCTCTCTATATTTTCGAGAAGGTTGCCTGTGCTGGATTCTTTTGCAACTCTGTACATATGTAGAAGAGTTCCGGCACTGTCAAAGACCACTGCAATTCGTCTGGCCATGTCAAATGATTATTCTATAAAATAAAAAAATCTTTGTGAAAACAGAAAAAAACAGGCGGAAAAAGGAATTTTATAAAAATAAATGAAGTAGTAAAGTTAAACCTTCCTTTTTCTTTCTTCACAGAATTGATGCTCCCGAAAGCAAAACCCCTGCAAAAAAGCCCAGAATTGCTCCGGAATTCAGGAAGGGGAGCCCTGCCTGGGGTTTTCCTCTCATCACCAGGATAGACAGGATCACATGCCCTGCAAGAGTCCCCAGCATTGCCCCGAGTACCGGATATGAGATGCCTCCGTTTTCAATGAATACATTTGCGGAAACTACAAGCAAACTGGGCATGACCGCGTCACCAAGCCCCATGAAAAAAGCTTCACGAGTTTCTCCTTCTTTAAAACTCTCTTTAATAAATGAATAGTCCCGATGTTTTGGAATTATGAATAGAATGGGGAGTTTAAGGTCCATCACACCCTCAGCCATAGTTATCATGTGTTTTGTTTTGTACACCGAGATAGCATCATAGACCGCAAGAAGTATCAGAAGGACTACTACCGGGATAACGGAAAGGGAAATCCCTATCAGGGCACTGACTCCAGCTGCTATGCAGACTCCCAGGATATCGATTACATACCATTCCGGGTATTTGTAGAGCAGTAATGTTAATCCGGTAGACAGCAGGATTGAAATTATATTTTCAAGGCCTGCGAGTGAAGGAATCAGGGTTAAAAGTGCGAAAAATACATAGTATAGAGTGCTTAATATAGCGAGATATATCAGTAAGCTGATGACCCATTTCATGTTTTTCTTTATAGCTATCAGAACAAAAAGCGTAAAAGTCAGGATCATTACGATATAATATATTGAGTTGGAAACCTGCGTGGGATCTTCAAAAGCCTGCATTTCATTCGTTTCCATTGGCGTGGACAGGAGCAGGGAAAGAATCTGTACTATTAATATTAGTCCTGCCATGGAGAGGATTGGTAAATAATCTTTGAGTGAATTTTCGCTGGAACTCAATTATTAAACTCCTTATTTCTTGACAGTATGCTTTTTCTATTCCTTTATATATTTACTCTATCCTCTATCTTCAATTTTTATCCTCTCTATTATATACTGTCTGATATACTGTCTGTTGCCCCAATTACTTATCTTATCTGTACCTTTTGTGTAATCGATTTGCAATCTGGTATATTCTCTTGAATTTTTGTTTTATCAAAATTTCTGGATTGTGTTAGTTTATTTCATTATCTTCCCGGTAACTCTTTTTTATATATTGCCTGGTTTTTTCGTATTACGAAAAAAACAAATTCGAGACAGGGGATAAATAAATAATTTATGCAAATCGTTAAATAGAATCACTGTATAAAAAATAAACCGAAATAAAAAATAGTTAATATAGAAGTATATTAAAAATTGAAAAACAGTAAATACTTTATGGGATTATCTTCACCTAATAATTTCCATTCCGCCATCTGGAAATTTGTTTTTGATGCAAAAACTGTGATTTATAAAAATACGACTTATTAAAATTGTGATTTTATAAAGAAAATTTCCATAAGTACATCAGAGGTATATAATGGAGACAAGAGACACAGTATTCCTTATTGTGATGGTTCTGTCATCTTTCCTTCTATCCTTTGAGTGGCTCAGAAGGTTTACGTACAAGCCCGAAAACCCTTTTATTGACCCTTTAATTATCATATCTATCATGGTCCTGACCGGAACATTATCTCTCATGCTCATTTCCATTAACAATAAACTTCAGGATTTTGAAGATAAAATTGAAGCAAGAGACCGCGCCCTCAGGGTTAATATGGAAACATCGGACACAAAAATTGAAGAAAGGATGAATGAACTCTCAAGCAAAGTTGACAATGCAGTGTATGAATTTAACCGCAGAAAATATCATTAATTTCTGCTAAATCTTATTTTTTCTCCGCAAAGTTGATTACTGTCGGTCTTCTTTTTATCCGTAACCTTTTTTTCTTTTGACTTTGCCTGACTTTTTTATCTTTAACTTCATCTTACTTTTGTTTCTCTCTTTTAACCTTTCCTGACTTTAGTTTCTATCTTTTAATCTTATCTGACTCTCGTTTATATCCTTTAACCATATATGGCTTCAATTTACATCTTTTAACCTTGTATGATTTCCGTTTCTATCTTTTGACTTCACCTTATCCTTGTTTCTATATTTTGACTTTAATTTTCCTCTATTTCTATCTTTTCACTTTATTTGATTTCCTTTTTCCTATCTTTTCACTTTATTTGATTTCCTTTTTCCTATCTCTCCACTTTATTTAATTTTTCTTCTTCTATTTTTCACTGTACTTAATTCTTTTTTTCTTCTTTTCCATTTCATTTTCTCATGATGTAGTTTTTTCTATCTTTCTTTTTCATCATAACCACTTTTCAGTTTCTTTTTCGTTAATCAACGATTTTTTTTGACTGACTTTTGAATGTTTTAATCTCTAAAATTATTTTGAAATCATGCAATCAGTACAATATATTGAATTATTTTTTCCCGGGAACAAATTTTTACATTCACGGAATAAATTAAAAGGAAAAGTTCATATACATGTTTTATTGAAGAGACTTTAATCCTCACTTTTACTGAATTGAAATTGTTATTATTTTCAATTCTATATTTAACAATTTATGTTACAGAAATCTTCCTAATCATTAATACTCTCATGTTCTTTTCGGGGGCAAGCCCCATGGTTTAGCAATATTTATATATCGGATGTTCTGTATTAGAGGGGAATATCTGTATCCCAGATATTTATAAATATATTCATATTGATATTGAGAATCGTAAGGTATTATTACCCAGAGTTAGTATATTGAATTACTTGTGTAAGCAGGTAAAGAAGGAAAGCTAATATGCACCTCAATCTTGAACCGATTGGTATTATCAAAAAGGTTGCAAATAAGTCGGAGATTTTGATTTATTCTGATTTTGAGCAGGTCATACGGAATATCGTCTCCAAAATAGGAGAAGGAGCGGAAATGGGCCAGAAGCTTCTGGTTATCCACAAAAACAACAGTAAAAAACAGATCGATGGTCACCAGGTCCAGGTTACGAAGGCTACTCTTCTGGAAAGGAAAGGGAATCTGCTGACAATATCCAAAATAGAGGCAAACGAAGACTCTGTAATTGATGTCCGGCTTGATCTGACTGCCTGAAATCTTCCGATTTCGACATATGTCGACAAAATCGCAGATTTCTTCAAATTTTTTTTCTCCTGAATAGCTTATACTGGAATTCCAGTGGTCGAGCCCTTATTTGGAACTCCTGAAAATGGGTTGCTGCAATTTTATATCACATCTTTCTATATCACAGCTTTCTGTTTACGAGAAGAGTACATCTTATGGAAAGTGTACGCTGGGGAGTACATCTAATGGAATGCGCAGGATCTGACAAGCAGGCACGAGGCTTACATAAAATGAAACAGTCTGTTAAATTTAATATTGATTTTTGCCCTGAGTTCCGGGGAGGAAATTTGATGGCTTTAAAAAGTCTATTTTCTCTTTAATTGTTTTCTCCTCGATCTGACACAAATTATCTTTATGCCTTTTTTACTTCTTTTTCCGGTAAAAACTTCTGTCCGGTAGAGCGTAAAACTTCAGTATACATAAAGCCTATTGTCAAATAACTGGAGATACCTTCAGTAATACATTCTCGCAATAAACCTGCTGGAGATGATTATTCACCTGACAGCAAAAGGGTTAATGATAATAAACAAAAAAAATGCATCATTGTTTGATATAGAGTTTTATTCTGAGGGAAAACATGGGTACGGATATAGGAGATCTGCTCCAGAAAAGAAAAATAGAACTTTCTGACCTTTCAAACCGGGTGGTTGCAGTTGACGCATTTAACACCCTGCACCAGTTTTTGAGCATTATCCGCCAGAGAGATGGAAGCCCTCTGGTTAATTCACAGGGGAAAGTAACTTCTCATCTCTCAGGGCTTCTCTATCGCACAGCCAGTCTGGTAGAGGCAGGTATCAAGCCTGTTTTCGTTTTTGACGGCAAGCCTCCTGAAATGAAAACAGGAACTCTGAATCGAAGGAAAGAAATCAGGGAATCTTCAAAGGAAAAGTGGGAGAATGCAAAAGCAGAGGGCAACCTTGAAGCTGCATATAAGTACGCCCAGGCTTCTTCAAAAGTTGACCAGGACATTATTGAGGACTCCAAATATCTCCTCGATATTATGGGCATCCCCTGGATACAGGCTCCATGTGAAGGCGAGGCGCAGGCTGCGCATATGGTTCTTAAAAAAGATGCTGACTGTGTTGCTTCCCAGGACTACGATTCTTTCCTCTTCGGAGCCCCGACTGTAGTCCGTAATCTGGCTGCCACCGGCAAACGCAAGCTCCCCGGGAAAAATGTGTATGTTGATGTTGAACTTGAAATGATTGAGCTTGAGGAAACCCTGGATTCCCTGGGAATCAACAGAGACCAGCTTATTGATATAGCAATCTGTGTGGGCACGGATTATAATAAAGGATTGGAAAAAGTGGGTCCCAAAACAGCCCTCAAGCTAATTAAAAAGCACGGAAACATTCATGCCGTGATCCGGGAAAAAGGTATGGAGATTGAAGCTCTGGACAGCATAAAGGAACTTTTTACCCATCCTGATGTTACGGATGACTATGAAATCAAATGGGGAAAACCCGACTCTGAAAAACTCATTAATTTCCTCTGTGACGAGAACGATTTCTCTGAAGACAGGGTGGTAAAAGCCGCAGATCGCCTTAAAGCGGCTTCAGGGGCAAGACAGCAAACTCTTGACCAGTGGTTCTGAAAGGCTTTCAGGATTGCGGCGAAGAAGGTTTAAGGCTGGCAGAATCTGAACCGGGGCATTCGAGGGAAAAATACACTCATTCTCACTTACAAGGAGCCGTGGACCTGAGCTTCTTTCCATGAACAGTGGTCTCTTTGCTGTAAAATGGCTTTTACAGGACTGATACTTACTTGTTGATCAGATCCGCCAGGTAGTCAGTCAGGTAAAAAAGACGTAAAGGACAAGGAGAGGTAAAAGTGCGCTGGTTAGGGCACAGGCTTTATGCCTGGGTGAATATTGCAGTAGATTCAAGGCTTTCTGTTAAGGAAGGACATGAGATCTCGGTAAGTGTGAAGTAACACTATGCTTCAAAGCCTTAATTAACTTTCAAACGCGTTTGTGCACGTAGACCGGGAGAATCGGGAGAGATTTTTCACCGGCTTCCGGAAAACGACCCCGACGTTGCCCATGTTAATTCTCCTGAATCCGTATCTCCCGGTAATTTCTCCCGGTAATTAATCCATCCTAACTCTTTTACCAGGGCTTCAGATTTTTCATATTCAGGTTCTGGTTATCTCTGCTCCGCTGTTTTTAGCCCTGGTCATCATCGTGACTCCGCCTACGGTTTCGTCAAGCATTTTCTGGACTTCTGTTTGAAGCCTTCTGCCTTCTTCTTTATTGTCCACAAGAGCATAGACCACAGGCCCGAATGAACTTACTCCGGCTCCATAACACTGGCTGCGCAGGAAAGAAGCAATATTCTTTACAAAATCCGGCCAGATAAGGCTCTCCCTCTTGTTAAAGCCGACAGTCTGGACATGATTTATTGCAGCTCCGAAACTCTCAATATCTCCCTCTATTACGGCAGGCATCATCTGCATGAGCACTACATGGGAAATTTCCCTTACTTCCTCTATGGGCAGGGGGCAGAATTTTTTGAATGTATCAATTTCCTCCTGGTCATGCATTCCTTTCTCATTTGGAATTGCTAACAGGATATCCCATTCAGGGAAATCCTCCCGGAAGAGAACTGGACCGGGAGGTACGCGGCTTGCAGCCGATGGCATAAATCCTCCCTTATCTTTAAATTTGTGTCCTCCGTCAACTATAAACCCTCCTTTCTCAAAAGCAGTTACTCCTATACCTGAAGTTCCTCCTCTTTTTACTGTGAGTGCGAGTTCTCTGACACTCTTCCCAAGCCCGTAGAGTTCATTCACTGCTGCCGCTACTGCCAGGGAAGATTGAGTTCCTGATCCAAAACCCACATGAGCCGGGTACACTTCCTCAACATTGACCCTGATTCCTTTCCCTTCAGGGAGCAGGGTTTTTGCAGCTTTTTCCATTCGATCGGCAAAATCCTGAAGACCTTCAATACTGACTTCCTCGGCTTCTTCTGCCGTAATCTCTATATTCGGAGATGAAAGGGTAAGTCCTGCTCCTCCATCGACTCTTCCGATTTCTCCATTCATATCAATAAGAGTCATATGAATTCTGCAAGGGGTGGTTATTCTGATCATGTGTTTGTCAATCCCGGACATTTTAAAATTTTATAATATCCTCATTATCTTTACTTTCTATTGTAATTGCTCATATTTAATCTTTTAAAAAAAATCCTGCTCGGGGAGTCTTTCTGGTTCTAAAACTGGGTGCAGAAGATTCCGTAAAAAGCTAAGTGTTCTGTGAAAAGAGAACCCCGGTTAGATTGGTAAGTTTACAAAACTAAAAGGGAGTAATAAAAATTTAAAATCACTGATTCTCTTCCGGGCTTTGTTTTTTTACTATTCTTTTTTTCGTTATGAGATTCATTGTTTATTTTATTCTTCCACTTTTATTTTCTCACTATCAATGATCTGCCTGTCATCTTTTCAGGTTTTGGGATTTCAAGAAGATCAAGAAGGGTAGGAGCGAGATCGGACAGTTTCCCATTCTCAAGGGCTTTTACTTCACCGTTTCCTGTATATATGCACTTTACAGGGTTTGAAGTATGAGCCGTATGCGGCTCGCCTGTATGCGAGTTTTCCATCTGTTCGGCGTTCCCGTGATCTGCAGTTATAAGTGCTGCCCCGCCTGCCGTTCTCAGTGCTTCTACAATCCTTCCCACGCAGTTATCTACCGTCTCCACAGCCTTTACTGCGGCTTCAAAGTCTCCTGTGTGCCCCACCATGTCCATATTTGCAAAATTAAGTATGATCACATCGTACTTTCCTGATAGGATTCTTTTTACTACTTCGTCCGTGACTTCATATGCACTCATTTCAGGTTTGAGGTCATAGGTGGATATTTTAGGTGAGGGGATAAGGCAGCGGTCTTCTCCCGAATAGCATTTTTCCTGCCCGCCGTTGAGGAAGAAAGTTACATGGGCATATTTTTCGGTTTCAGCAATGCGGAGCTGGATAAGCCCCCTGTCGCTCAGCACTTTGCCAAGAACATCTGTTAACTCTTCAGGTGGGAATGCTATGGGCAAATCCAGGGTTTCATCATACTGTGCCATGCAGACATAATGGACTTTCGGGCGTTTCTCCCTTGTAAAGCCTTCAAAGTCGTCTTTTACAAAAGCCCAGGTAAGCTGTCTCGCCCTATCGGGTCTGAAGTTAAGGAAAACTATCGAATCCGTATCCTGTATTACTGCCTCGGGGTTTCCTTCTGAGTCTGTAACTATTGTGGGCTTTATAAATTCATCAGTTTCTCCCCTTTCATAAGCTTCAGAAACTGCAGTTACGGCATCAGAGGTTTTGTATGGCGCGACTCCAAGAGTAAGGGCATCATATGCAAGTTTTGTTCTTTCCCAGCGTTTGTCTCTGTCCATTGCGTAGTAGCGCCCCTGTACTGTCGCTATTTTTACACTCTGGTTTTCTTTACAAAACGCATCAAGCTCCTTGACGTCTCCTAATGCAGCTTTCGGGGGGACGTCTCTCCCATCCAGAAACACATGTATATATACTTTTTTTAGCCCTTTTTCCTGTGCAAGTTTGATAAGGGCATAAAGGTGGGTCATATGACTGTGGACGCCTCCGTAAGAGACAAGTCCCATAAGGTGAAGGCTCGAATTATTGAGCTTCACATTTGAAATTGCATCCAGCAAAACAGGGTTTTCGAAAAAGTCTCCGTTTCTTATAGAGACGTTTATTTTTGTAAGGTCCTGGTAAACAACTCTTCCTGCCCCTATGTTCAGATGACCAACTTCAGAGTTTCCCATCTGGCCCTGCGGCAGTCCTACGGCTTCTCCGGATGTTTCTAAAAAGCACGAGGGACGTTCTTTTTGCAGCCGGTCAAGATGAGGAGTGCTGGCTGCTAGGATAGCGTTTCCTTCTTTTTCCTCCCTGTAGCCCCAGCCATCAAGGATCATAAGCATAAGAGGTCTTCTTGCCTGAGTCATATGAAGGGAAATCCGCACATGTTAATAAATAGATTCCCGTGATCTGGAGACTTCTTATAAAATTAAATGTTATATATTTATAATGTATTGAAAATTTATCTACTGTCCTTAAATATAAGTATTAATAATTACATACTTCTCCAAAAGGTGAAAAAGAGACATCCTGAAAGGGAGGGTGTCTCCTCGTATTATTTATTGGAAGTTCAGGCGAAATCTCCGGTTAACGGGAAGGAGGATTGGATTTTATGAGTCAAAACATTAAAGATGTTATGGACATTCGTGACATAAAAATCAAGGATTTAACCGCAAACCCCGCTCCACTGGGTTTGATGGGGTTCGGAATGACAACTGTGCTTTTAAATATACACAATGCAGGTTTCTATCCGATGAATGCAATGATTCTTTCAATGGGCTTTTTCTATGGTGGATTGGCTCAGGTCATTGCAGGGATTCAGGAATGGAAGAAAGGTAATACGTTCGGAGCAACGGCTTTTACCTCATACGGGCTTTTCTGGCTCACACTGGTAGGAATTGTCCTGCTTCCCAAGTCTGAAAGCTATGCAGGGCTGGCCACGGAGTCATTCCCATTTGCTGCATATCTTTTCATGTGGGGAGTTTTCACTCTTTTCATGTTCATAGGCACGTTAAAAGGATCAAAAGCTCTCTCTGTTGTTTTTTTTACCCTTACAATCCTGTTCTTCTTGCTGGCTGCAGGCAACTACCTTGGAAGTGAATCAATACTCGTGATCGCAGGTTATGAAGGAATCCTCACAGGACTTTCCGCAATATATGCAGCTCTTGGCCAGGTGTTGAACGAGGCTTACGGGAAAAAGATAGTTCCCCTCTAAAAACATTTGCAGGTTTCTACATGTTTATTCCGGGCTTTTTAGCCCTAATTTTTTCTTTAATTTTTTTTCTCTCCATCATCTTTTCATTTACTCTCATCATCTACTTCTCATCTATTCTTCATTGTCTACTTCTCATCCATTCTTTATCGTCTACTTTTCATCTATTCTTCATCGTCCTTTTTGTTATTTTTTATTCTCTATTTTTCTGCAGTCGTTCAGTCCGACAATAATTCTCAAAGAAGATTCTCTTCATACATGTGCAGGATTTTTTAATAAATTACTTATTTTTTAACACTCATTTAACTTTCTATATTACCTGTGGTCAAACCAGGAAAAAACCAACGAGGATGAAGAATGGATCTCAAAATCGACTGGAATGAACTCTGGAAAGAGAAAATGGAATTGCAAAGTAAAACAAAAACGAATACCGATTGCACGAATATGTGGAAAAGCCAAAAAAGTGCAAAACGTTTCTGGGATATGACTCAGGAAAATAAAGGCAGGGTTGAAAAAACTCTATCAGGAATGGCTCTTACTCCTGAGTCCAGAGTCCTGGATATAGGTGCCGGCCCGGGGAGCCTGGCAATTCCTCTTGCTGAGATGGTTGCACATGTGACAGCAGTCGAGCCTGCAGAAGGAATGATGGAGATACTGAAACAGAACATGGAGACCTATGGGACCAGGAATATCGACTGTGTTTATAAAGACTGGGAAACTGTTGACGCAGGGTCTGACCTCTGCCCTCCTTATGATGTTGTATTCGCGTCATATTCACTGGGCATGAAAGATATCCGGGCTTCAATCCAGAAAATGATTGACGTCTCTTCAGGATATGTTTACCTTTACTGGTTTGCAGGCGACACATCTTGGGACATTCATTCCCGAAAGCTCTGGCCTATCCTTCATGGCTGTGAGTACAGGCAGGGCCCGAAGGCAGATGTCCTTTACAACGTACTCTACGATATGGGCATCTATCCGAATATGAAAGTCTTTTCTTTTGAACATAATAACCGGTTTGAAAACATTGAAGAAGCTCTTGAGCACTTTAAGCCTCAATATGCCTTATCCTCGCCTGAGCAGGAAGAAATACTCAGGTCTTACCTTCTGGATGTGCTAGAAGAAGAAAATGGAGCCCTCGTGCAGAAAGGCAAAAGCACAAGGGTGAAGATGTGGTGGAAGGTTTCTTCTTTTTGAAAAAAAACGAGGGTGTTTTTTAGCCGTTCAGGCTTGCCCTCATGTCACAATATCTTTATCACGAGCAGCTCTTATCTTTTTGAATATTTCCATCACAACAATAATTGTGGCGGCAATTACGAAAAAGCTGAACCAGCTCTGAAATGTGACCGGGCTTATACTGAGAAGTCCCTGCATGAAAGGTACTTGCATGGCTAAAATATGAAGTGCCTGCATCATAACCACGCCTATGACCAGGAAGTAATTATTCCTTATAGGCACCCGGAATGCGGAACGGTACTCAGAACGGCAGTTGAATACATGGAAATTTTCGAAGAGAACCATCAGGAGAAGCAGGAGGTTTCTTGCCCAGTTTTCTTCGTAGCCTTCTCCAAGTAACCACATCCAGACTGCAAACGCTATCAACCCTATAGTTGCTCCTGAGACCAGGGTCTCTTTTATCATCAGGTTATTAAAGATCCCTTCTTCGGGTTCTCTCGGTTTTCTGTACATCACACCGGGTTCACCTGCTTCAAAAGCCAGAGCCACCCCCTGAATCCCATTCGTAACAAGATTCAACCAGAGGAGCTGGACTGCGAGCAGAGGTATTGGTAAACCTACTAAAAGGGCAAGTATGAACAGGATAACCTCCGAAAGCCCGGTTGAGATGAGAAGAAGTGTAACCTTCCTTATATTATCATAAGCGACCCTTCCTTCCTCGACTCCTGCAACAATAGACGAGAACGTATCATCGGTTACAATCATGGATGAGGTATCTTTCGCCACATCGGTTCCTGACCCCATGGCCACTCCGATATTTGCCCGCCTCAGAGCAGGGGCATCATTGACACCGTCCCCTGTAACTGCAACAAAATGCCCTCTTCTTACCAGTGCATCCACAATCTGCATCTTCTGAACCGGTGTTACCCTCGCAAACACCCGGATTTTTTCCAGGGTAGTCATGAAAGTGGGAAGTTCAGGGTCACCAAGGTCTTCTATCTCTCTGCCTGTGAGCATTTCTTCCCTGGAATCGGTGATTCCAAGCTCTCCGGCTATTGCAAGTGCGGTTTTCGGGTGGTCCCCTGTAATCATTATTACATCAATTCCAGCCTTTTTACAGGTCCGGACCGCTTCATTGACATCGGGCCTTAATGGGTCTATAAAAGCTGCAATGCCCAGGAATGTGAGTTCTGGCTTTACATATTCGAGCTCAGCCTCTTTACCTATTTCTCCCTGGACCGGACCCTCAGCCACAACCAGTGCACGGTACCCTTTCTCCATAAGGGAGTTCAGCTCCCTGTTCAGGGAATCAGGGTCAATAGGGACTTCCCCTCCTGCCGTGTACATTTTCCTGCAGTAAGGAAGAACAGCTTCCATTGCTCCTTTAACAGCTACCCTGATGTGGTCGCTTTTGTCTTCCTTGTAATATACAGCAGCGTACATTCTTTCTGATTCGAAAGGCACTTCGGCAACTATTTTCACTTCTTTTTTTGCTTCCTTTGGATTTATGCTTATCTTGGACGCAAGGGAGAGGAAAGCCACATCTATAGCATCCCCGTGGTGGACCCATTTCCCCTCTTCCTGATAAAGTGTGCCTTCATTACAGATCACAGCAGCCCGCGCAAATTTTTGAAGCCTTTCCATGTCTTTTGTCTCTGGAGTGCTTCCCTTTTCCTCTTTTATCTCCCCTGAAGGGACATATCCCTCTCCAGAAACTTCAAAATAGTTTTCCGGGGGCAGCAGGACTTTCTTGGCAGTCTGCTGGTTGACTGTGAGGGTTCCGGTTTTATCGGTTGCTATTGTGGTACAGCTTCCCAGGCTTTCTACTGCAGAGAGCCTGCGGACAATTACATTCCTCTTTGCCATCCGGGTGGAAGCAATGGAAAGCGCAACTGTTACTCCAACGGGAAGACCTTCAGGGATAGCTGATACGACAAGGGCTACTGCAAGGAAAAAAACTTCTATGGGTGCAGTCCCCTGTGAAAGGGCAACCGCGCTCATAACAGCACTTGCAGCAATAACAATAATTCCTATTTTCTGAGCAAACTCCTCCATCCGTATAAGAAGAGGAGGTTTTGCAGATACCGTTTCCGTGACTGCGCGTGCAATCATACCT
This window of the Methanosarcina mazei S-6 genome carries:
- a CDS encoding HAD family hydrolase, with the translated sequence MARRIAVVFDSAGTLLHMYRVAKESSTGNLLENIESTAIVAKKNGCGLVALNTEKEIILRSKREMTLFEFIRDYRISIGISCSKGLFTSDIACEIIKSSSLFMGDVHDVLEAVTARCPDSIYLAAGLIVDSEARKIPYVLSTGGQVFSKTLQTVQILKTMEVDTYIASGDRMSALAQLAELINIPVERVFAFADPFIKEKVVLELKSRYEKVVMVGDGINDILALRAADVGIMTVQQGDKRPEELRKAADVVLDDIIKVVDVVKGL
- a CDS encoding presenilin family intramembrane aspartyl protease PSH, which codes for MSSSENSLKDYLPILSMAGLILIVQILSLLLSTPMETNEMQAFEDPTQVSNSIYYIVMILTFTLFVLIAIKKNMKWVISLLIYLAILSTLYYVFFALLTLIPSLAGLENIISILLSTGLTLLLYKYPEWYVIDILGVCIAAGVSALIGISLSVIPVVVLLILLAVYDAISVYKTKHMITMAEGVMDLKLPILFIIPKHRDYSFIKESFKEGETREAFFMGLGDAVMPSLLVVSANVFIENGGISYPVLGAMLGTLAGHVILSILVMRGKPQAGLPFLNSGAILGFFAGVLLSGASIL
- the fen gene encoding flap endonuclease-1, yielding MGTDIGDLLQKRKIELSDLSNRVVAVDAFNTLHQFLSIIRQRDGSPLVNSQGKVTSHLSGLLYRTASLVEAGIKPVFVFDGKPPEMKTGTLNRRKEIRESSKEKWENAKAEGNLEAAYKYAQASSKVDQDIIEDSKYLLDIMGIPWIQAPCEGEAQAAHMVLKKDADCVASQDYDSFLFGAPTVVRNLAATGKRKLPGKNVYVDVELEMIELEETLDSLGINRDQLIDIAICVGTDYNKGLEKVGPKTALKLIKKHGNIHAVIREKGMEIEALDSIKELFTHPDVTDDYEIKWGKPDSEKLINFLCDENDFSEDRVVKAADRLKAASGARQQTLDQWF
- a CDS encoding beta-ribofuranosylaminobenzene 5'-phosphate synthase translates to MIRITTPCRIHMTLIDMNGEIGRVDGGAGLTLSSPNIEITAEEAEEVSIEGLQDFADRMEKAAKTLLPEGKGIRVNVEEVYPAHVGFGSGTQSSLAVAAAVNELYGLGKSVRELALTVKRGGTSGIGVTAFEKGGFIVDGGHKFKDKGGFMPSAASRVPPGPVLFREDFPEWDILLAIPNEKGMHDQEEIDTFKKFCPLPIEEVREISHVVLMQMMPAVIEGDIESFGAAINHVQTVGFNKRESLIWPDFVKNIASFLRSQCYGAGVSSFGPVVYALVDNKEEGRRLQTEVQKMLDETVGGVTMMTRAKNSGAEITRT
- the gpmI gene encoding 2,3-bisphosphoglycerate-independent phosphoglycerate mutase, whose translation is MTQARRPLMLMILDGWGYREEKEGNAILAASTPHLDRLQKERPSCFLETSGEAVGLPQGQMGNSEVGHLNIGAGRVVYQDLTKINVSIRNGDFFENPVLLDAISNVKLNNSSLHLMGLVSYGGVHSHMTHLYALIKLAQEKGLKKVYIHVFLDGRDVPPKAALGDVKELDAFCKENQSVKIATVQGRYYAMDRDKRWERTKLAYDALTLGVAPYKTSDAVTAVSEAYERGETDEFIKPTIVTDSEGNPEAVIQDTDSIVFLNFRPDRARQLTWAFVKDDFEGFTREKRPKVHYVCMAQYDETLDLPIAFPPEELTDVLGKVLSDRGLIQLRIAETEKYAHVTFFLNGGQEKCYSGEDRCLIPSPKISTYDLKPEMSAYEVTDEVVKRILSGKYDVIILNFANMDMVGHTGDFEAAVKAVETVDNCVGRIVEALRTAGGAALITADHGNAEQMENSHTGEPHTAHTSNPVKCIYTGNGEVKALENGKLSDLAPTLLDLLEIPKPEKMTGRSLIVRK
- a CDS encoding acetate uptake transporter — protein: MSQNIKDVMDIRDIKIKDLTANPAPLGLMGFGMTTVLLNIHNAGFYPMNAMILSMGFFYGGLAQVIAGIQEWKKGNTFGATAFTSYGLFWLTLVGIVLLPKSESYAGLATESFPFAAYLFMWGVFTLFMFIGTLKGSKALSVVFFTLTILFFLLAAGNYLGSESILVIAGYEGILTGLSAIYAALGQVLNEAYGKKIVPL
- a CDS encoding class I SAM-dependent methyltransferase; amino-acid sequence: MDLKIDWNELWKEKMELQSKTKTNTDCTNMWKSQKSAKRFWDMTQENKGRVEKTLSGMALTPESRVLDIGAGPGSLAIPLAEMVAHVTAVEPAEGMMEILKQNMETYGTRNIDCVYKDWETVDAGSDLCPPYDVVFASYSLGMKDIRASIQKMIDVSSGYVYLYWFAGDTSWDIHSRKLWPILHGCEYRQGPKADVLYNVLYDMGIYPNMKVFSFEHNNRFENIEEALEHFKPQYALSSPEQEEILRSYLLDVLEEENGALVQKGKSTRVKMWWKVSSF